From a region of the Oryza sativa Japonica Group chromosome 6, ASM3414082v1 genome:
- the LOC107278631 gene encoding uncharacterized protein, with the protein MGGNLSCFGSAAAGSGYGDIADDQPAAAAAYELRRSSRKVRPSDEDRLWYVGERDVDRKAAEFIAKFHASARFVEA; encoded by the coding sequence ATGGGAGGAAACCTGTCTTGCttcgggtcggcggcggctggttCAGGTTACGGGGACATCGCCGACgaccagccggcggcggcggcggcgtacgagCTGCGACGGTCGTCGAGGAAGGTGCGGCCGAGCGACGAGGACAGGCTGTGGTACGTCGGCGAGCGGGACGTCGACAGGAAGGCGGCGGAGTTCATCGCCAAGTTCCATGCCTCGGCTAGGTTCGTGGAGGCTTGA